One window from the genome of Macaca fascicularis isolate 582-1 chromosome 7, T2T-MFA8v1.1 encodes:
- the CMA1 gene encoding chymase isoform X2, translated as MLLLPLPLLLFFLCSRAEAGEIIGGTECKPHSRPYMAYLEIVTSNGPSKSCGGFLIRRNFVLTAAHCAGRSITVTLGAHNITEKEDTWQKLEVIKQFRHPKYNTSTLHHDIMLLKGDSGGPLLCAGVAQGIVSYGRLDAKPPAVFTRISHYRPWINKILQAN; from the exons ATGCTGCTTCTTCCTCTCCCCCTGCTGCTCTTTTTTTTGTGCTCCAGAGCTGAAGCTG GGGAGATCATCGGGGGCACAGAATGCAAGCCACACTCCCGCCCCTACATGGCCTACCTGGAAATTGTCACCTCCAACGGTCCCTCAAAATCTTGTGGTGGTTTCCTGATAAGACGGAACTTTGTGCTGACAGCTGCTCATTGTGCAGGAAG GTCTATAACAGTCACCCTTGGAGCCCATAacataacagagaaagaagacacaTGGCAGAAGCTTGAGGTTATAAAGCAATTCCGTCATCCAAAATATAACACTTCTACTCTTCACCACGATATCATGTTACTAAAG GGAGACTCTGGGGGCCCTCTTCTGTGTGCTGGGGTGGCCCAGGGCATCGTATCCTATGGACGGTTGGATGCAAAGCCCCCTGCTGTCTTCACCCGAATCTCCCATTACCGGCCCTGGATCAACAAGATCCTGCAGGCAAATTAA
- the CMA1 gene encoding chymase isoform X1, whose translation MLLLPLPLLLFFLCSRAEAGEIIGGTECKPHSRPYMAYLEIVTSNGPSKSCGGFLIRRNFVLTAAHCAGRSITVTLGAHNITEKEDTWQKLEVIKQFRHPKYNTSTLHHDIMLLKLKEKASLTLAVGTLPFPSQFNFVPPGRMCRVAGWGRTGVLKPGSDTLQEVKLRLMDPQACSHFRYFDHNLQLCVGNPRKTKSAFKGDSGGPLLCAGVAQGIVSYGRLDAKPPAVFTRISHYRPWINKILQAN comes from the exons ATGCTGCTTCTTCCTCTCCCCCTGCTGCTCTTTTTTTTGTGCTCCAGAGCTGAAGCTG GGGAGATCATCGGGGGCACAGAATGCAAGCCACACTCCCGCCCCTACATGGCCTACCTGGAAATTGTCACCTCCAACGGTCCCTCAAAATCTTGTGGTGGTTTCCTGATAAGACGGAACTTTGTGCTGACAGCTGCTCATTGTGCAGGAAG GTCTATAACAGTCACCCTTGGAGCCCATAacataacagagaaagaagacacaTGGCAGAAGCTTGAGGTTATAAAGCAATTCCGTCATCCAAAATATAACACTTCTACTCTTCACCACGATATCATGTTACTAAAG TTGAAGGAGAAAGCCAGCCTGACCCTGGCTGTGGGGACACTCCCCTTCCCATCCCAATTCAACTTTGTCCCACCTGGGAGAATGTGCCGGGTGGCTGGCTGGGGAAGAACAGGTGTGTTGAAGCCGGGCTCAGACACTCTGCAAGAGGTGAAGCTGAGACTCATGGATCCCCAGGCCTGCAGCCACTTCAGATACTTTGACCACAATCTTCAGCTGTGTGTGGGCAATCCCAGGAAGACAAAATCTGCATTTAAG GGAGACTCTGGGGGCCCTCTTCTGTGTGCTGGGGTGGCCCAGGGCATCGTATCCTATGGACGGTTGGATGCAAAGCCCCCTGCTGTCTTCACCCGAATCTCCCATTACCGGCCCTGGATCAACAAGATCCTGCAGGCAAATTAA